In one Roseburia intestinalis L1-82 genomic region, the following are encoded:
- a CDS encoding lectin like domain-containing protein translates to MHYSKRFIAFGGIVAIAFLIKYNIPGAEYEQIGSFRGASLEAETWNPLIASSVNDNLLSVIIDNKQYTNEKYKFYMDDNLDIMMPVSILRDALNCSAHIYDGDRLVVEKHSSDISFSLDQETATVNGDIEKITSPFTMIDNEYYVSLNDLSQYMDYTYSWNMQENEAQAADNSDASIVPTSYDLRTKNRTSEVRNQGSYGTCWSFAALGALESSLLPEESEQYSVDHMTLCNGFNMTQNDGGEYTMGMAYLAAWKGPVYEKDDPYGDNQTNEDLTAVKHVQEMQIIESKDYEKIKEAVFKYGGVQTSIYNALRSSQSSSPYYNKSTDAYCYIGTEKPNHDVVIVGWDDSYSKDNFNTDLEGDGAFICQNSWGDNFGENGFFYISYYDTNIGTHNVVYTDIENTDNYDHIYQSDLCGWVGQLGYNKDSIYGANVFTAEGNETLKAASFYATGKDSQYELYVVRQFEDETSLEKMIPVASGKLGNAGYYTVDFNQGIEVDAGERYAVVLYIITPGSVHPMAIEYAADEATENVDLDDGESYISANGSKWVSVDTVEKSNLCIKAFSDNR, encoded by the coding sequence ATGCATTATTCGAAAAGATTTATTGCCTTTGGTGGAATTGTGGCGATTGCTTTTTTGATAAAATATAATATACCTGGTGCTGAGTATGAGCAGATCGGCAGTTTCCGCGGAGCGAGTTTAGAAGCAGAAACCTGGAATCCGCTGATTGCATCAAGTGTGAATGATAATCTGCTGTCTGTGATCATTGATAATAAACAGTATACCAATGAGAAATACAAATTTTATATGGATGACAATTTAGACATTATGATGCCTGTTTCCATTTTGCGGGATGCCTTAAACTGCAGCGCACATATTTATGACGGGGACAGGCTTGTGGTGGAAAAACATTCCAGCGACATATCATTTTCCCTGGATCAGGAGACTGCGACCGTGAATGGGGACATTGAAAAGATCACTTCTCCGTTTACCATGATAGATAATGAGTATTATGTCAGTCTCAATGATCTCTCACAATATATGGATTATACATATAGCTGGAACATGCAGGAAAATGAGGCACAGGCTGCGGATAATTCAGATGCGTCGATCGTGCCGACCAGTTATGATCTGCGGACGAAAAACCGGACATCAGAAGTGCGTAATCAGGGAAGTTATGGAACCTGCTGGTCATTTGCGGCGTTAGGGGCGCTGGAATCATCGCTTCTGCCGGAGGAGAGTGAGCAGTATTCTGTGGATCATATGACACTCTGTAACGGATTTAATATGACGCAGAATGACGGTGGGGAATATACCATGGGAATGGCATATCTTGCAGCATGGAAGGGACCTGTCTATGAAAAAGATGATCCTTATGGAGATAATCAGACAAATGAGGATCTTACCGCGGTAAAACATGTGCAGGAAATGCAGATCATTGAAAGCAAAGATTATGAAAAGATCAAGGAAGCTGTATTCAAATACGGCGGAGTACAGACATCCATTTACAATGCACTGCGCAGTTCACAGTCTTCCTCCCCATATTATAACAAAAGCACAGATGCATACTGCTATATTGGTACAGAGAAACCAAACCATGATGTGGTGATCGTCGGATGGGATGATTCTTATTCTAAGGATAATTTTAACACTGATCTCGAGGGTGATGGAGCATTTATCTGTCAGAACAGCTGGGGAGATAATTTCGGGGAAAACGGCTTCTTTTATATTTCCTATTATGATACAAATATTGGAACACATAATGTTGTTTATACGGATATAGAAAACACGGATAATTATGATCACATTTATCAGAGTGATCTGTGCGGATGGGTTGGACAGCTTGGTTATAATAAAGACAGCATCTACGGTGCCAATGTATTTACCGCAGAGGGGAATGAAACCTTAAAGGCGGCATCTTTTTATGCGACTGGAAAAGACTCACAGTACGAATTATATGTGGTGCGTCAGTTTGAAGATGAGACATCGTTGGAGAAGATGATTCCGGTTGCGTCCGGCAAGCTTGGGAATGCCGGTTATTATACCGTTGACTTTAACCAGGGAATTGAAGTGGATGCGGGGGAGCGTTATGCGGTTGTTCTGTATATAATTACACCCGGATCCGTACATCCGATGGCAATCGAGTATGCTGCGGATGAAGCGACTGAAAATGTAGACTTAGATGATGGAGAGAGCTATATCAGTGCAAATGGCTCGAAATGGGTGAGTGTTGATACCGTAGAGAAATCCAATCTCTGTATCAAGGCATTCAGTGATAATCGATAG
- a CDS encoding THUMP domain-containing class I SAM-dependent RNA methyltransferase: MKTYELVVPCHFGLEAVLKREIYDLGYEIGRVEDGRITFTGDEEAICRANIFLRTAERVLIQVGRFHAETFEELFQGIKALPWENYIPENGKFWVKKASSIKSKLFSPSDIQSIAKKAMVERLKQQYHKEWFPEDGAPYPVRIFLLKDEVMVTLDTSGDSLHKRGYRTLTSKAPLTETLAASLLMLTPWRPDRILVDPFCGSGTFPIEAAMIAANIAPGMNREFTAEQWTNIIDRKVWYECVKEAQDMVNDDITVDIQGYDIDGDVVKAARENAKRAGVDHLIHFQQRPVAELHHPKKYGFIVTNPPYGERLEDKADLPELYSQIGEAYRRLDAWSMYLITSYEDTERYIGRKADKNRKIYNGMLKTYFYQFMGPKPPKRDNFH, from the coding sequence ATGAAAACATATGAGCTTGTGGTACCGTGCCATTTTGGGTTAGAGGCGGTATTGAAAAGAGAGATTTATGATCTTGGCTATGAGATAGGCAGAGTAGAAGACGGAAGGATCACATTTACCGGAGATGAGGAAGCAATCTGCCGGGCGAATATTTTCCTGCGCACGGCAGAACGTGTCCTGATCCAGGTGGGACGTTTTCATGCAGAAACGTTTGAGGAATTATTTCAGGGAATCAAAGCGCTTCCATGGGAAAATTATATCCCGGAAAACGGTAAGTTCTGGGTTAAAAAAGCATCCTCCATCAAGAGTAAACTGTTCAGTCCGTCCGATATTCAGTCGATCGCGAAAAAAGCGATGGTGGAGCGGTTAAAGCAGCAGTATCATAAGGAGTGGTTCCCGGAGGATGGGGCGCCGTACCCGGTGCGTATTTTCCTGCTAAAGGATGAAGTGATGGTGACACTTGATACATCAGGGGATTCTCTGCACAAAAGAGGATACCGTACTTTAACGAGCAAGGCTCCGCTGACGGAGACACTTGCGGCATCCCTGCTTATGCTGACACCGTGGAGACCGGACCGTATTCTCGTGGATCCGTTTTGTGGAAGTGGTACATTTCCGATTGAGGCGGCAATGATCGCTGCTAATATTGCACCGGGAATGAACCGTGAATTTACGGCAGAGCAGTGGACAAACATCATTGACCGTAAGGTGTGGTATGAATGCGTAAAAGAGGCACAGGACATGGTAAATGATGACATTACCGTGGATATCCAGGGATATGACATTGACGGTGATGTGGTTAAGGCGGCGCGGGAGAATGCAAAACGTGCAGGAGTTGACCACCTGATCCATTTCCAGCAGAGACCAGTGGCAGAACTGCACCATCCAAAGAAATACGGTTTTATCGTGACAAACCCGCCATACGGAGAGCGTTTAGAGGATAAGGCGGATCTGCCGGAATTATACAGTCAGATCGGGGAGGCTTACCGCAGACTGGATGCATGGTCTATGTATCTGATCACCAGTTATGAGGACACCGAGCGTTACATAGGACGGAAGGCAGATAAAAACCGCAAGATCTACAACGGAATGTTAAAGACGTATTTTTATCAGTTTATGGGACCGAAACCGCCAAAACGGGATAATTTTCATTAA
- a CDS encoding rhodanese-like domain-containing protein has product MAFFTIHPREMEQIILNKHALVLDVRERESYREGHFRGAYCCPYEEIDGWMRHFNRNRTLLVYCEYGSTSLLAARQLSKCGYEVYTVVGGMQAIRRYNGYD; this is encoded by the coding sequence ATGGCTTTTTTTACGATCCATCCACGCGAGATGGAACAGATTATTTTAAATAAGCATGCCCTGGTTTTGGATGTAAGGGAACGGGAATCTTACCGGGAAGGGCATTTTAGGGGAGCATACTGTTGTCCATATGAGGAGATCGATGGGTGGATGCGGCATTTTAACAGAAATAGAACACTATTAGTTTACTGTGAATATGGCAGTACGAGTCTTTTAGCAGCAAGACAGCTTTCAAAATGTGGCTATGAGGTGTATACCGTTGTTGGAGGAATGCAGGCAATCAGACGCTATAATGGTTATGATTAA